In Carya illinoinensis cultivar Pawnee chromosome 10, C.illinoinensisPawnee_v1, whole genome shotgun sequence, one DNA window encodes the following:
- the LOC122278374 gene encoding putative cysteine-rich receptor-like protein kinase 20: MDLQVETNVEAVSSSLPPKECYIITKNMQITEGKMRMGASRLLLFLFCAMLTHLVKLAFPQRDRFVYHHCSNTGNVSSNSAYRKNVNTLLSSLSSYTQIDYGFYNFSTGENSDRVNAVALCRADLTPTNCQSCISVSE; the protein is encoded by the coding sequence ATGGACTTGCAAGTGGAAACAAATGTAGAAGCGGTTTCGTCGTCACTTCCTCCTAAGGAATGCTACATAATTACAAAGAATATGCAGATTACAGAAGGAAAAATGAGAATGGGCGCTTCAAGACTACTGCTTTTCCTTTTCTGTGCCATGCTCACACACCTTGTAAAGCTCGCCTTTCCGCAGCGAGATCGCTTCGTGTACCATCATTGTTCCAATACTGGTAACGTTAGCAGTAACAGTGCCTACAGAAAAAACGTCAATACCCTCCTTTCATCCCTTTCTTCTTACACCCAAATCGATTATGGGTTCTACAATTTCTCCACTGGAGAAAACTCCGACAGAGTTAACGCAGTTGCACTTTGTAGAGCAGACCTTACGCCGACCAACTGCCAGAGTTGTATCAGTGTATCAGAGTAG